In Haematobia irritans isolate KBUSLIRL chromosome 1, ASM5000362v1, whole genome shotgun sequence, a genomic segment contains:
- the LOC142223812 gene encoding uncharacterized protein LOC142223812 — protein sequence MGCQVTPKLNEDIQVTAIRKHPDLYSLTHAHPCLHESNHSSFSSQLESSQAIEIRTPIPDHNIRIIQRNINKRRPTSFTEPKSSSANIRRTEVAIITDRLLIQSFGICSELTTAEHHHTSEYTNFRSSTTQRTNIILRNFVCLHFKSLLDLSYWEIYFGFHTFYAIDMSEFIFDSDNLVTFCANFGDIRAEDLSDSRLEIALQELDERWAALQKSYKQLCLSTDPKTEQGILESSREKYSKCTHDFLSCKSKILDAQKALITPSTTLIENQVSSSIPCLKVPPCDTEIFYGSYEEWPSFRDMFSAVYGEHPKLSAVQKLYHLRLKTRGQAALIVKKYRLCGENFSLAWEALRSRYENRRILVDNQLKVLLNLKPISSESSEALQDIQATINDCLAALKAQQISTLDWDPILVYVCSTKLPHETLSLWEQSLKSHRDLPSWNQMDTFLSNRYEVVERLNSIQGVKSTSRKRPESDVHAFNTESQSNFPCKMCQMSHPLKNCQQFLNMNAQARSNFVRDNKICLNCLSYTHVRNECKSKFLCTTCNKNHHTLLHFSNSNSKSSPPKPPSNSTATVNTNQAIEQPSTSNHVSDQNVTRTSAHYISNNNQLSENTLLPTAIVSITHNGDTFSARAFLDQGSEKTFISRRLQQRLSLPTEPKSFEIRGMGGNVVAHSNSLCHLTLYSPNHDCTLVVQAIVVPKITRLLPNFVVSKSDYDLSEISNLNLADPNFYSPGPVDLLIGSNVIPKLLLDGVKKLSNSLLAQATIFGWIISGPLETRKSSTFSIGATETSEDPLLKQLRLFWEQEEIATQKTISDDDEYCESFFTQTTTRNSSGRYIVKLPFKSEYPRNIPLGPSRPIALIQFIRLEQSLKRNPELANSYQNILKEYISLGHMEEVSSKEMIENGVFNSYYLPHHAVLKPDSRSTKVRVVFNASRRTYSGNSLNDTLHVGPSLQLDLSTLILNWRLYKYVFSGDIEKMYRQILVHPTDTNFQRILFRPDPTSPIKDYALKTVTFGVNSAPFLAIRTLLQLAYDSAETHPAASRILQKEIYVDDILSGGHDINSAIDSLCQLRALLNSAGFPLKKITSNTPEVLNSVPKDCLLDSNFLKFNETSSAKTLGIQWNALTDQFSYQIDVISPSEQITKRQILSAASKLFDPAGWISPIIVQAKLILQQLWLEGTDWDENVKPSSLLKWNQFVQDLSQLPHIKIPRYIFFSPQVQTQIHGFCDASQKAYCATIYLRFNNQNSVQCNLLVSKTKVAPIDPISLPRLELCGALLLSKLAKQIISSLPIHSNDLFLWCDSTIVLGWLEKPPSTWKTYVANRTAEIIRNVGNCSWRHVRSSDNPADLGSRGCSSLDLVNNPLWWHGPMWLLNPPEEWPKSAISFENPPEMKKVIVFHNFNEEFEILDRFSKWDKAIRVICYIFRFFSKLSKGFNYPLVETHKISSQEFNFVKIRLISLTQRHYYVQEYHSLKNLKNVNKKSSLFPLHPFIDENDIIRVNGRLVNADLSYNEKYPIILPVQSKFSQLFISFIHDLLMHAEHSLMIRTIRQEYYISRLRSNIKKCIRNCKTCIIYKQKTQSQIMAALPTERSSFSLPFNITGLDFAGPFSIKTSIIRQAAYHKGYVCIFVCFSTKALHLELCSDLSSNSFLAAFTRFVGRRGLPKQLFSDNGTNFIGAERKLRNDFLQFIKSSSKDISEKYASHGFNWSFIPPNAPHMGGIWEAGVKSFKTHFRKVSQNYKYTFEEFSTLLVRIEAVLNSRPLSPMTDDPHEILALTPGHFLRGAPLIAFPESPLEEITFVDRWDKLKCLQHQFARRWKDEYLKELHRRHKWQNENEDVTVGQLVVVKDELLPPCEWRAPRNSNIHQCLICRKYHPIKYCRKFLAMSIKDRRRAVRQHGYCMNCLARSHDASGCTSPDLCQVCGHAHNTLLHLPIAARIQPRPSNRNETQNHARPRRPKNQQNSEQRQSSTNPHQQRRQKRRNQTHPRKYHASPQRFSAVNQTTSSPCYIKIKPIHIFLSSFHIKVTQQAYALDTKFLIKDLLGESSLVVAK from the exons ATGGGGTGTCAAGTGACACCAAAATTGAATGAGGACATACAAGTAACAGCCATACGCAAACACCCAGACTTATACTCACTCACCCACGCACACCCATGTTTACATGAATCCAATCACTCATCGTTTTCAAGCCAACTAGAGAGTAGCCAAGCGATAGAGA TCAGAACGCCAATACCCGATCACAACATCCGGATCATCCAGCGAAACATCAACAAACGACGACCGACATCATTCACCGAACCGAAGTCCTCATCAGCCAATATTCGACGAACCGAAGTCGCTATAATCACCGACCGCCTACTAATCCAATCGTTCGGCATTTGCAGCGAATTAACTACCGCCGAACACCATCACACCAGCGAGTATACCAATTTCCGATCCTCTACAACTCAACGAA CCAATATTATTCtccgaaatttcgtttgtctccaTTTTAAATCACTATTGGATTTGAGTTATTGGGAAATATATTTTGGTTTTCATACATTTTACGCCATCGATATGAGTGAATTCATATTCGATTCCGACAATTTGGTCACATTCTGTGCAAATTTCGGCGATATCAGGGCAGAAGATCTATCTGACTCACGCCTTGAGATAGCTCTTCAAGAACTTGATGAAAGATGGGCTGCACTTCAAAAATCGTACAAACAACTCTGTTTAAGTACGGATCCGAAAACTGAACAGGGAATATTAGAATCTTCCAgggaaaaatattccaaatgtACACATGATTTTCTGTCATGTAAATCTaagattttagacgcccaaaaGGCCCTTATAACTCCTTCCACcactttgattgaaaaccaagtaTCAAGCTcaattccttgtctaaaagtgccACCTTGTGACacagaaattttttatggaagttaTGAAGAATGGCCCTCATTCAGGGATATGTTCTCCGCGGTTTATGGAGAACATCCCAAGCTCTCTGCAGTACAGAAATTGTACCACCTTAGGTTGAAAACCAGGGGACAAGCTGCGCTCATCGTTAAAAAATATAGGCTATGCGGGGAAAATTTTTCGCTGGCCTGGGAAGCGTTGAGATCTCGATACGAGAATAGACGTATATTGGTCGATAATCAATTGAAGGTTCTCCTCAATTTAAAACCTATTTCGTCTGAGAGCAGCGAAGCTCTTCAGGACATTCAGGCCACAATAAATGATTGTCTTGCTGCTTTAAAAGCTCAACAAATTTCTACATTGGATTGGGATCCAATCCTCGTGTACGTGTGCTCTACAAAACTTCCCCATGAAACCCTTTCATTGTGGGAACAGTCCTTAAAATCTCACAGAGATCTTCCAAGCTGGAACCAAATGGACACGTTTCTGTCTAACCGATACGAAGTAGTAGAAAGGCTCAACAGCATTCAGGGTGTCAAATCGACATCTCGTAAAAGACCTGAGTCAGATGTCCATGCCTTTAACACTGAAAGCCAATCAAACTTCCCTTGCAAAATGTGTCAGATGAGtcaccccctcaaaaattgccaGCAATTTCTTAATATGAATGCTCAAGCTCGTagcaattttgtacgtgataatAAAATCTGTTTGAATTGCCTCTCTTATACTCATGTGCGTAACGAGTGTAAAAGCAAATTTCTTTGCACAACATGCAACAAAAATCACCACACACTTTTGCATTTTTCTAATTCGAACAGTAAATCATCTCCACCTAAACCTCCATCAAACTCCACAGCCACAGTAAATACAAATCAGGCAATTGAACAACCATCAACTTCTAATCATGTATCAGACCAAAACGTCACTCGCACTTCAGCTCATTACATCTCAAACAATAACCAACTCTCAGAAAATACTCTTTTGCCAACAGCAATCGTGTCCATTACCCACAATGGAGACACATTCAGCGCTCGCGCATTCCTTGACCAAGGTTCTgaaaaaacctttatttctagacGTTTACAGCAACGTTTATCGCTTCCAACAGaaccaaaaagttttgaaattcgGGGTATGGGCGGTAATGTCGTTGCGCATTCCAATTCTCTGTGTCACCTCACATTATATTCTCCAAACCATGATTGTACTCTCGTCGTTCAAGCGATTGTTGTGCCTAAAATAACGAGATTATTGCCGAATTTTGTTGTATCAAAATCTGACTATGATTTGAGCGAAATTTCTAATTTGAATCTGGCAGATCCAAATTTTTACTCTCCCGGTCCTGTAGACTTGTTGATTGGTAGCAACGTCATCCCAAAATTACTTTTAGAtggtgtaaaaaaattgtcaaattcccTTTTGGCACAagccaccatattcggctggatTATAAGTGGACCCCTTGAAACTCGAAAATCTTCGACATTTTCCATTGGAGCCACTGAAACTTCCGAAGACCCATTGTTGAAACAACTTAGATTGTTTTGGGAACAGGAAGAAATCGCTACCCAAAAAACTATATCCGACGACGATGAGTATTGTGAATCCTTTTTCACACAAACAACGACTCGTAATTCTAGTGGACGCTATATTGTCAAACTCCCTTTTAAATCGGAATACCCACGAAATATTCCATTGGGTCCTTCTCGTCCTATTGCATTAATACAATTCATACGATTGGAACAGTCTCTCAAACGAAATCCTGAATTGGCGAATTCGTACCAAAACATATTAAAAGAGTACATATCCCTTGGCCATATGGAAGAAGTATCTTCAAAAGAGATGATAGAAAATGGCGTTTTTAATTCATACTACCTCCCCCACCATGCTGTGCTGAAGCCCGACAGCCGCAGCACAAAGGTAAGGGTGGTTTTTAATGCCTCCAGGCGAACATATTCAGGAAATTCACTCAATGATACATTGCATGTTGGTCCATCCCTTCAATTAGATCTCTCGACTTTAATTTTGAATTGGCGTTTGTACAAATACGTATTTTCCGGCGACATCGAAAAGATGTACCGCCAAATACTGGTACACCCCACTGACACCAATTTCCAAAGGATTCTTTTCCGACCAGATCCTACAAGTCCTATCAAGGACTATGCTCTTAAAACCGTAACATTCGGTGTTAATTCAGCCCCATTTTTAGCAATAAGAACTTTATTGCAGTTGGCTTACGATTCAGCGGAAACCCATCCCGCAGCATCTCGAATTCTTCAAAAGGAAATTTATGTTGACGATATCCTCTCTGGAGGACATGACATAAATTCTGCTATTGACTCCCTCTGTCAATTAAGAGCCCTACTCAATTCAGCGGGCTTTCCTTTAAAAAAGATTACCTCAAATACCCCTGAGGTGTTAAATTCTGTCCCAAAGGATTGTCTATTAgattcaaattttctcaaattcaaTGAGACCAGCTCTGCGAAAACACTGGGCATTCAATGGAACGCTCTCACTGATCAGTTTTCTTACCAAATTGATGTAATTTCTCCCTCTGAGCAAATAACCAAAAGACAAATATTGTCCGCTGCATCAAAACTTTTTGACCCTGCTGGATGGATTTCCCCAATCATTGTCCAAGCAAAATTGATTTTACAGCAGCTATGGTTAGAGGGAACAGACTGGGATGAAAATGTAAAGCCCTCGTCATTGTTAAAATGGAACCAATTCGTTCAAGATTTATCCCAGTTACCACACATCAAAATTCCTCGATATATTTTCTTTTCCCCTCAAGTGCAAACTCAAATACATGGCTTCTGTGACGCCTCGCAGAAGGCATATTGTGCTACCATTTATTTACGTTTTAATAATCAAAATTCAGTCCAGTGTAATCTTCTTGTGTCAAAAACTAAAGTTGCCCCGATAGATCCAATAAGTCTTCCAAGATTGGAACTTTGCGGAGCCCTTCTCCTCTCCAAATTGGCAAAACAAATCATCTCATCACTCCCAATTCATAGTAATGATTTATTTCTTTGGTGCGATTCTACCATTGTATTGGGGTGGTTGGAAAAACCACCAAGTACATGGAAAACTTATGTAGCGAACAGGACCGCAGAAATTATTCGTAATGTTGGCAATTGCTCCTGGCGACATGTCCGTTCCTCTGACAATCCAGCTGATTTGGGGTCACGAGGGTGCAGCTCACTAGATCTAGTAAATAACCCCTTATGGTGGCATGGTCCCATGTGGCTACTAAACCCCCCCGAGGAGTGGCCAAAGTCCGCAATATCGTTTGAAAAtccccccgaaatgaaaaaagttaTTGTGTTCCACAATTTTAATgaggaatttgaaatattagaTCGATTTTCAAAATGGGATAAGGCGATTCGTgttatttgttatattttcagatttttctcaaaattatcaaAAGGTTTTAACTACCCCCTCGTTGAAACCCACAAAATTTCTTCCCAAGAAtttaatttcgtcaaaataaggCTAATTTCTTTAACACAAAGACATTATTATGTACAAGAGTACcactcattaaaaaatttgaaaaatgttaacaagaAAAGTTCCCTTTTTCCCCTACATCCTTTTATTGATGAAAACGACATTATACGGGTCAATGGACGATTAGTAAATGCAGATCTTTCATATAATGAAAAATATCCAATTATTCTGCCTGTTCAAtctaaattttctcaattatttATATCATTTATACATGATCTTCTCATGCATGCAGAACACTCTCTCATGATAAGAACAATAAGGCAAGAATATTATATTTCACGGCTGCGatctaatataaaaaaatgcataCGAAATTGTAAGACTTGTATTATATACAAGCAAAAGACGCAGTCTCAAATTATGGCTGCTCTCCCAACAGAACGAAGCTCTTTCTCCTTGCCGTTCAATATCACCGGTTTAGATTTCGCGGGTCCTTTTTCTATAAAGACCTCGATAATTCGTCAAGCAGCATATCACAAAGGATATGTCTGCATATTTGTCTGCTTTAGTACAAAAGCTTTGCATCTTGAATTATGTTCTGACCTATCCTCCAATTCCTTTTTGGCAGCCTTCACCAGGTTTGTTGGCCGAAGGGGTCTTCCCAAACAACTCTTTTCCGATAATGGTACCAACTTCATTGGTGCCGAAAGAAAACTACGAAATGACTTcttacaatttataaaatcgtcttCTAAGGACATTTCTGAAAAATATGCATCCCACGGTTTTAATTGGTCCTTTATTCCTCCAAATGCCCCCCATATGGGAGGAATCTGGGAGGCAGGAGTCAAGTCATTTAAAACCCATTTTCGCAAAGTGTCACAAAATTACAAATACACGTTCGAAGAGTTCTCTACACTACTTGTGCGTATAGAAGCTGTCTTGAACTCTCGGCCACTATCTCCCATGACCGATGACCCCCATGAAATATTGGCCTTAACCCCTGGCCACTTCCTCAGAGGTGCCCCATTAATAGCTTTTCCGGAATCTCCATTGGAAGAGATCACATTTGTCGACAGATGGGACAAGCTCAAATGTCTACAACATCAATTCGCTCGTCGATGGAAAGACGAGTATTTGAAGGAGCTCCATCGGCGACATAAGTGGCAAAATGAGAACGAAGATGTGACTGTTGGACAGCTAGTCGTTGTTAAGGATGAATTGCTTCCTCCTTGTGAGTGGCG GGCTCCTAGAAATTCTAATATTCACCAGTGTCTCATTTGCCGTAAGTATCATCCCATAAAatattgcagaaaatttttggcaatgagCATTAAGGACAGACGGCGAGCAGTACGACAACATGGATATTGTATGAATTGTCTGGCCAGATCCCACGACGCATCAGGTTGCACATCTCCCGATTTATGTCAGGTCTGCGGTCATGCACATAATACGCTTCTCCATCTTCCCATTGCTGCAAGAATTCAGCCAAGACCATCGAACCGAAATGAAACGCAAAATCATGCTCGTCCTCGTAGGCCCAAAAATCAACAGAATTCTGAACAACGACAATCATCAACCAATCCTCATCAGCAACGGCGACAAAAACGACGAAATCAAACACATCCACGTAAATATCATGCTAGCCCACAAAGAT TCTCAGCAGTTAACCAAACCACATCGTCCCCCTGctacattaaaataaaaccaaTACATAT ATTCCTTTCATCATTTCATATCAAAGTAACACAGCAAGCATACGCATTGGATACAAA attCCTTATAAAGGATTTGCTTGGTGAAAGTAGTTTAGTAGTGGCCAAATAG